A part of Liolophura sinensis isolate JHLJ2023 chromosome 1, CUHK_Ljap_v2, whole genome shotgun sequence genomic DNA contains:
- the LOC135461852 gene encoding antistasin-like has product MEMANAMPYCGDKPLCDIWCPFGYVRDEYGCALCHCQDAVSEEDDAPGQKCGPPVCLFFRPACDVYAKDDDGCDTCECATHTNTTPQPQTVPAKTTCVPRACPFYLPACGVYKKDGNGCDTCQCEVAIPDIVSLSRPRSSPAFKEYTP; this is encoded by the exons ATGGAAATGGCAAACGCAATGC CATATTGTGGCGACAAACCGCTGTGTGATATATGGTGTCCATTTGGTTATGTTCGGGATGAGTATGGCTGTGCTCTGTGTCATTGTCAAGATG CGGTCTCAGAAGAGGATGATGCCCCAGGCCAGAAATGTGGCCCGCCCGTCTGTCTCTTTTTCCGTCCGGCATGTGACGTGTACGCCAAGGACGACGATGGCTGTGACACCTGTGAATGCGCAACCCACACAAACACCACACCTCAACCTCAAACTGTCCCAG CCAAGACAACGTGTGTTCCTAGAGCCTGTCCATTTTACCTTCCGGCGTGTGGCGTTTACAAAAAGGACGGTAACGGGTGTGATACCTGTCAATGTGAGGTGGCCATACCGGATATTGTCAGCCTCTCTAGGCCTCGGTCCAGCCCGGCCTTCAAAG AGTACACCCCTTAA